One part of the Entelurus aequoreus isolate RoL-2023_Sb linkage group LG05, RoL_Eaeq_v1.1, whole genome shotgun sequence genome encodes these proteins:
- the LOC133650859 gene encoding spermine synthase-like — MALRHYTLDFSLSSAVDSASTVPSLLSIFHEQEMTEIVHDTDGRGYLATFVGKNGRLVILRVHAHGLLTIDLQCYDGDNIAQLDNLLNTLEKKLKVLLHGKITRIKRLPPLIRGAKVDRYWPTTDGRLTEYDIDRVLYDEESAYQNIKILHSQQFGNMLVLNGDVNLADSDLPYTEAIMGSGKEDYAGKEVLILGGGDGGILAQAVKQKPKMITMVEIDQKVIDGCKTYMRKTCGNVLDNLKGDCYQILVEDCVPVLKKYVLEGRTFDYIINDLTAVPISTEPEEDSTWEFLRLILDLSIKVLHPKGKYFTQGNSANLTEALSLYEEQLGKLSCPVDFSKKVVCVPSYMELWVFYTVWKK; from the exons ATGGCACTGCGACATTATACCCTCGACTTCAGCCTCTCGTCGGCAG TTGACTCTGCATCAACAGTCCCCAGCCTGCTGTCCATATTTCACGAGCAGGAAATGACAGAGATCGTACATGACACAGACGGGCGCGGCTACCTCGCCACCTTTGTAGGAAAGAACGGCAG GCTTGTTATTCTGCGAGTGCATGCCCACGGGTTGCTCACGATTGACCTGCAGTGTTACGATGGAGATAACATTGCTCAACTAGACAAT CTTTTAAATACACTGGAGAAGAAACTGAAAGTCCTCTTACATGGCAAAATTACACGCATTAAAAG GCTACCGCCGCTCATCCGAGGAGCCAAAGTGGACAGGTACTGGCCCACCACTGACGGGAGACTGACTGAGTATGACATAGACCGCGTGTTATACGACGAAGAATCTGCTTaccaaaatatcaaaatattgcacTCGCAGCAGTTTGGGAACATGCTGGTCCTCAATGGAGATGTCA ACCTGGCCGACAGCGACCTGCCCTACACTGAAGCCATCATGGGCAGTGGCAAGGAGGACTACGCTGGCAAGGAGGTGCTGATTTTAGGAGGAGGAGATGGAGGCATCCTGGCTCAGGCTGTCAAACAAAAGCCAAAGATGATCACCATGGTGGAGAT TGATCAGAAGGTGATTGACGGCTGCAAAACGTACATGAGAAAGACTTGCGGCAATGTGCTGGACAACCTGAAGGGAGACTGTTACCAA ATTCTAGTGGAGGACTGTGTGCCTGTGCTGAAGAAGTACGTCCTGGAGGGAAGAACCTTTGACTACATCATTAACGACCTGACTGCAGTCCCAATATCTACAGAGCCAGAAGAAG ACTCCACGTGGGAATTCCTGCGTCTTATTTTGGATCTGTCAATAAAGGTCCTGCATCCAAAGGGGAAATATTTCACACAG GGCAACAGTGCAAATCTGACTGAGGCGCTGAGTCTGTACGAGGAGCAGCTGGGAAAACTCTCGTGTCCTGTGGACTTCTCCAAAAAAGTGGTTTGCGTTCCCTCCTACATGGAGCT CTGGGTTTTCTACACCGTGTGGAAGAAGTAA